In Daucus carota subsp. sativus chromosome 4, DH1 v3.0, whole genome shotgun sequence, one DNA window encodes the following:
- the LOC108219576 gene encoding uncharacterized protein LOC108219576: MSIEPFNRLVKLTARAFYDDFTTKGDNQSKSGRADNRGIAVVVLDALTRRQWVREENLAKDLKLHTKQLRRTLRFFEEEKLVTRDHRKETAKGAKIYSAAVAATADGHQTGREGEEKVKLHTHSYCCLDYAQIYDVVRYRMHRMKKKIKDELDDRNTIQEYICPNCKRRYTALDALRLVSPEDEYFHCENCNGELVAEGDKLAAEEMGDGDDNARRRRREKLRDMLQMFEEKLKPLMDQLNRVKDLTVPEFGTLQAWEVRANAAARSANGDANSNDPSKSSQAYNGTPMPFLGETKVEVAFSGVEDKGSNIKSENTSTPMKVLPPWMIRQGMVLTNEQRGEVKQESNIEGTSTAADLSEDKKSVDQKDDKNLQDEYFKAYYAALLQRQQEQEESIKVEQESFNTTEGSSRQVGMKAKREDYDNDERDENVEWEEARTTGNTSSTFKVDLNVEADASGDDEDDIDWEEG, encoded by the exons ATGAGTATCGAACCATTTAATCG ATTGGTGAAGCTGACAGCTAGGGCTTTTTATGATGATTTCACAACTAAAGGAGATAATCAGTCTAAATCTGGGAGGGCTGATAATCGAGGAATCGCTGTCGTTGTTCTCGATGCTCTCACTAG GCGTCAATGGGTAAGAGAAGAAAATTTGGCAAAGGACTTGAAGCTGCATACAAAACAACTTCGCCGCACATTAAGGTTTTTTGAAGAAGAAAAACTTGTGACACGAGATCATAGAAAAGAG aCCGCAAAAGGTGCAAAAATATATAGTGCTGCTGTTGCTGCAACTGCAGACGGGCATCAAACAGGAAGAGAAGGAGAGGAAAAAGTAAAATTGCACACTCACTCATACTGTTGTCTGGATTATGCACAG ATTTACGATGTCGTTAGGTACCGTATGCATcggatgaagaagaagataaaagATGAACTGGATGATAGGAACACAATTCAGGAGTATATATGTCCAAACTGCAAAAGAAG ATATACTGCTTTAGATGCACTACGACTGGTTTCTCCGGAGGATGAATATTTTCACTGTGAGAATTGCAATGGAGAATTAGTAGCAGAGGGTGACAAGTTAGCAGCGGAAGAAATGGGAGATGGTGATGACAATGCAAGAAGGAGGCGGCGTGAAAAATTGAGAGATATGCTTCAAATGTTTGAG GAGAAGCTTAAGCCGTTGATGGATCAACTTAACAGAGTCAAAGACTTGACTGTTCCAGAATTTGGAACTCTCCAAGCTTGGGAAGTGCGAGCAAATGCTGCTGCACGTTCGGCTAACGGTGATGCTAATAGCAATGATCCATCTAAATCTTCACAAGCTTATAACGGAACTCCTATGCCATTCCTTGGAGAGACAAAG GTGGAAGTTGCTTTCTCCGGTGTTGAAGATAAAggatcaaatatcaaatccGAAAATACAAGTACACCAATGAAAGTTTTGCCTCCATGGATGATCAGGCAAGGGATGGTTCTTACCAATGAGCAGCGAGGTGAGGTCAAGCAAGAGTCAAATATAGAGGGTACTTCAACTGCTGCTGACCTATCCGAAGACAAGAAGTCAGTAGATCAGAAAGATGACAAGAATTTACAG GATGAATATTTTAAAGCATATTATGCTGCTTTACTTCAAAGGCagcaagaacaagaagaatctATCAAGGTAGAACAGGAGTCTTTCAACACTACTGAGGGTTCATCTCGTCAAGTTGGCATGAAAGCTAAGCGTGAAGATTACGACAATGATGAGAGAGATGAAAATGTTGAATGGGAAGAAGCTCGAACAACAG GAAATACAAGCAGCACTTTTAAGGTGGACTTGAATGTTGAAGCTGATGCCTCAGGGGATGATGAAGATGACATTGACTGGGAGGAGGGTTAA